A stretch of the Porifericola rhodea genome encodes the following:
- a CDS encoding CIA30 family protein: MTKQINFLGNKAHWHCVDDPVMGGTSWSQVRLNSRNLLIWAGSLSLENGGGFASVSQKLSPAINLKGYQGIHIVVQGESKIYKLNLANDNSPNSPRFQLRFRTVGNEQHFKLAFANLEASIRGRKVNAQFSPSYLSQIGFLIADQQEGPFTLNIKSIQPYD, translated from the coding sequence ATGACAAAGCAAATCAATTTTTTAGGTAACAAAGCACATTGGCATTGCGTAGACGACCCTGTTATGGGAGGAACGTCTTGGAGTCAAGTCAGACTGAACAGCAGAAATTTACTTATCTGGGCAGGATCATTGTCTTTAGAAAATGGCGGTGGCTTTGCCTCGGTAAGTCAGAAACTCTCTCCGGCAATTAATTTAAAAGGGTATCAGGGCATCCATATTGTGGTTCAGGGAGAAAGTAAAATATACAAACTTAATCTGGCCAATGATAATTCGCCAAACAGCCCACGTTTTCAGCTGCGCTTCAGAACAGTAGGAAACGAACAGCACTTTAAATTAGCTTTTGCCAATCTGGAAGCCTCTATCAGAGGCAGAAAAGTAAATGCACAATTTTCTCCCTCATACCTAAGCCAAATAGGCTTTCTCATTGCTGACCAGCAGGAAGGCCCTTTTACTTTAAACATTAAAAGCATACAACCCTATGATTAA
- a CDS encoding tetratricopeptide repeat protein codes for MVKNYYHILGVDYSVSSTELKFAYRNLAKQYHPDINPDDFEKEEMFKLVSEAYDVLSDQNKKAAYDLSLLLGLNDVYAGFEEELDNRYARRSASRRPGYKPPKREPVTYSWKTYASVTSIVVVAALSVFLIPFSLTHYSSAYHYDKGLEYYQNKQYFAALNSLQRAIIDFGSKDIEACLLSGTILMKKYGQYSSAMEYADIGLKRATSPLERVQLLYLKASCMKGIGDYHSAIKYYEEARQIWPEYDSIYYNIGSIEAFDLGNFEEAKLHMDKLMKLNPEFQEAYYTRAYCHYRLGNFEEAAEDIADYLAFGITKGSDAYLMQALVSDKLKQSQ; via the coding sequence ATGGTAAAGAATTATTATCACATATTAGGAGTGGACTATAGTGTCTCTTCCACAGAGCTCAAGTTTGCCTATCGTAACCTGGCTAAGCAATATCATCCAGATATTAATCCTGATGATTTTGAGAAGGAAGAGATGTTTAAGCTGGTAAGCGAAGCTTATGATGTACTCTCCGATCAGAACAAAAAAGCGGCATACGACCTCTCTCTTTTATTAGGTTTAAACGACGTTTATGCCGGATTTGAAGAAGAACTGGATAATAGGTATGCCCGACGAAGTGCTTCGCGTCGCCCTGGCTACAAACCTCCCAAAAGAGAGCCAGTTACTTATTCCTGGAAAACTTATGCCTCAGTTACTTCCATAGTTGTGGTAGCTGCTCTTTCAGTTTTTCTTATTCCCTTCTCTCTAACCCACTATTCATCAGCATATCATTACGATAAGGGGCTGGAGTACTATCAGAACAAACAGTATTTTGCTGCCCTTAATAGCTTACAGCGAGCAATCATTGATTTTGGAAGCAAAGATATTGAAGCCTGCCTACTGTCTGGTACCATCCTCATGAAAAAGTATGGGCAGTATTCTTCGGCAATGGAATATGCTGATATAGGCCTAAAAAGAGCTACAAGTCCGCTGGAAAGAGTCCAATTACTCTATTTAAAGGCAAGTTGTATGAAGGGTATTGGAGACTACCATAGTGCTATTAAATATTATGAAGAGGCTCGTCAAATATGGCCGGAGTATGATAGCATTTACTATAATATAGGTAGTATAGAGGCGTTTGACCTTGGTAACTTTGAAGAAGCTAAACTACATATGGATAAACTAATGAAGCTCAACCCAGAGTTTCAGGAAGCTTATTATACAAGAGCCTATTGTCATTACCGTTTAGGTAATTTTGAAGAAGCTGCTGAAGATATTGCAGATTATTTAGCTTTTGGTATAACAAAAGGAAGTGATGCCTATCTGATGCAGGCATTAGTGAGTGATAAATTGAAACAAAGCCAGTAA
- the dprA gene encoding DNA-processing protein DprA produces the protein MNAVNSSFSGSESKLYHVGLSMLPHVGGTLAKQLINYCGSAEAVFTSPVRHLSRIPGIGEKIIGGIKNSSTILDRAEREIIKCGQEGVQILTYSDEAYPERLRHIFDAPILLYYKGQAKLNQSRVISIVGTRQATAYGKEVVATIVNELSTYQPLIVSGLAYGIDIHAHRAALKAALPTIGVMGNGMDTIYPAMHRQDASQMLLNGGLLTENPLGTKPDARKFPARNRIIAALSDATIVVEAAVKGGALITANLANDYDREVFAVPGNWNQPYSKGCTKLIKEHKAHILTQTTDIVELLNWDVDAPKGEEKQKPVFQVELDDEEQQLVDVLAKQTEAMQLDVLSWHTQFSVSKLAAVLLTLEFKGVIRSLPGKKFQLVRG, from the coding sequence ATGAATGCAGTCAATAGTAGTTTTTCCGGCTCAGAAAGTAAGTTATACCATGTGGGGCTAAGTATGCTGCCTCATGTAGGAGGCACACTGGCTAAACAGCTGATTAACTACTGTGGATCTGCAGAAGCAGTATTTACTAGTCCGGTTAGACATTTGAGTCGTATACCGGGAATAGGAGAGAAAATTATAGGAGGAATTAAAAACTCTTCTACAATACTGGATAGAGCTGAGCGTGAAATAATTAAGTGTGGGCAGGAAGGAGTACAAATTCTTACCTATTCAGATGAGGCTTACCCTGAGCGGCTAAGGCATATTTTTGATGCGCCTATCTTGCTCTACTACAAAGGACAGGCAAAACTCAATCAGAGTAGGGTGATAAGTATAGTAGGTACACGGCAGGCTACGGCTTATGGGAAAGAGGTGGTTGCTACTATTGTAAATGAGCTTTCTACTTATCAGCCTTTAATCGTGAGTGGTTTGGCTTATGGGATAGATATTCATGCCCACAGGGCAGCATTAAAAGCTGCGTTACCTACCATAGGTGTAATGGGCAATGGTATGGATACTATATATCCGGCTATGCATCGGCAAGATGCCTCACAAATGCTATTGAATGGAGGTCTGCTTACTGAAAATCCATTAGGTACTAAGCCTGATGCAAGAAAGTTTCCGGCACGTAATCGGATTATAGCCGCACTATCAGACGCAACTATTGTAGTAGAAGCAGCTGTAAAGGGTGGGGCACTTATTACTGCCAATTTAGCCAATGACTACGATCGTGAAGTGTTTGCAGTACCCGGCAACTGGAATCAGCCGTACTCAAAAGGTTGTACAAAATTAATAAAGGAGCATAAGGCACATATACTTACCCAGACAACTGATATCGTAGAATTGCTTAACTGGGATGTAGATGCTCCTAAAGGTGAAGAAAAACAGAAGCCTGTATTTCAGGTTGAATTAGATGATGAAGAGCAACAGCTAGTAGATGTGTTGGCAAAACAAACAGAAGCTATGCAGCTTGATGTTTTAAGCTGGCACACACAATTTTCGGTGAGCAAGTTAGCTGCTGTACTGTTGACTCTTGAGTTTAAAGGTGTTATCAGGTCATTGCCAGGAAAGAAATTTCAGTTGGTAAGAGGCTAA
- the hemF gene encoding oxygen-dependent coproporphyrinogen oxidase: protein MINKEVITNWFMSLQDDICRQLEDADGTAKFKEDAWQREGGGGGRTRIIEGEVIEKGGVAFSAVHGETPAKILEALRLPETDFYATGVSIVMHPKSPMVPIIHMNVRYFEMENGSSWFGGGIDLTPHYVDPEDAKYFHQELKKVCDKHHTSYYPRFKEWADEYFYVRHRQETRGIGGIFFDRLTEDEQMNKEHLFRFVQDVGQAFAPLYTYFIRKNKDKPYGEQEKNWQLVRRGRYVEFNLVWDKGTKFGLDTNGRTESILMSLPPQANWFYNHQPEAGSPEQKTLSYLKKGLNWVS, encoded by the coding sequence ATGATTAATAAAGAAGTAATTACCAATTGGTTTATGTCTCTTCAGGATGACATATGCCGTCAACTAGAAGATGCTGATGGGACAGCTAAATTTAAAGAAGACGCATGGCAACGCGAAGGTGGTGGTGGAGGTAGAACTCGTATTATTGAAGGAGAGGTTATTGAAAAAGGTGGCGTTGCATTTTCTGCGGTACATGGAGAAACACCTGCTAAAATACTAGAAGCACTTAGACTACCTGAAACTGACTTTTATGCCACCGGAGTATCTATTGTAATGCACCCCAAAAGCCCGATGGTACCTATAATCCATATGAATGTTCGCTATTTTGAAATGGAAAATGGCAGCAGCTGGTTTGGGGGTGGAATAGACCTTACGCCACATTACGTTGACCCTGAAGATGCTAAGTACTTTCATCAGGAGCTTAAGAAGGTATGCGACAAGCATCACACAAGCTATTATCCACGCTTTAAAGAATGGGCTGATGAGTATTTTTATGTGAGGCATAGACAAGAGACCCGAGGTATTGGCGGTATCTTTTTTGATAGACTTACTGAAGATGAACAAATGAATAAAGAGCACTTATTTAGATTTGTTCAGGACGTTGGTCAGGCGTTCGCACCACTGTACACATATTTTATCCGCAAAAATAAAGATAAACCTTACGGTGAGCAGGAAAAGAACTGGCAGCTAGTAAGAAGAGGGCGATACGTAGAGTTTAACCTGGTATGGGATAAGGGCACAAAATTTGGATTGGATACAAACGGGCGCACCGAATCAATTTTAATGAGCTTACCGCCTCAGGCTAACTGGTTTTACAACCATCAGCCAGAAGCAGGTAGCCCGGAACAAAAAACGCTTTCTTATCTCAAAAAAGGGCTTAATTGGGTGTCCTAA
- the rmuC gene encoding DNA recombination protein RmuC — MEDSFFILYRVDKYEEMVESILILLALVLGVLMGWFASRFKYQKSHDTIDIERRYVPKELYGDVKRELYDNQQQVLRLSKALAAREQQNEALQEQLVKQKDEVHDLQTQFRTEFKNLANELLEEKSQKFTEINEERLSHLLNPLKDKLTDFKAKMEQTYHEDIRERASLKKEIEQLMLLNQQVSEDAIRLTKALKGDSKVQGDWGEMQLELILEKAGLEKNIHFSSQTSFTDKVEDNTQRPDYIINLPEQKHLILDAKVSLTAYENYYNTEDQLERNRYLKEHLDSIYRHMKTLSEKNYQHLYQISQPDYVIMFVPLEPALTAALREDSKIFEKCLDKNIVLVSTSTLLATLRTISYIWRQENQKKNVVEIAVESGKLYDKFVGFVDDLGKIENSLQSAQNHYQQAVNKLCYGKGNLVRRVEKLKELGANASKSLPDNLLDKSIEVRKM, encoded by the coding sequence ATGGAGGATAGCTTTTTTATTTTGTATCGGGTAGATAAATATGAAGAGATGGTAGAGTCTATATTAATACTGCTAGCCTTGGTATTAGGTGTACTAATGGGCTGGTTTGCTTCACGCTTCAAATATCAGAAGTCTCATGATACAATAGATATTGAACGTAGATACGTGCCTAAAGAACTTTATGGTGATGTCAAACGAGAGCTTTATGACAATCAACAGCAGGTATTAAGGCTTAGCAAAGCACTAGCAGCCAGAGAGCAGCAGAACGAGGCTTTGCAGGAGCAACTTGTTAAGCAAAAAGATGAAGTTCATGACCTGCAGACCCAGTTTCGTACAGAGTTCAAAAATCTTGCAAATGAGCTTCTTGAGGAGAAAAGCCAAAAATTTACAGAAATTAATGAAGAAAGGCTAAGTCACCTTTTAAACCCTTTAAAAGATAAGCTCACAGATTTTAAAGCTAAAATGGAGCAGACCTATCATGAAGATATACGGGAGCGTGCGTCTCTAAAAAAAGAGATCGAACAACTTATGCTACTTAATCAGCAGGTAAGCGAAGATGCCATCCGCCTAACCAAAGCGCTTAAGGGTGATAGCAAAGTGCAGGGAGACTGGGGCGAAATGCAGTTGGAGCTAATACTGGAGAAAGCAGGGCTGGAGAAAAACATTCATTTTAGCAGCCAGACCAGTTTTACTGATAAGGTTGAGGACAATACCCAGCGACCGGACTATATAATAAACCTGCCAGAGCAAAAGCACCTTATTCTGGATGCTAAGGTTTCTCTTACCGCTTATGAAAATTATTACAACACGGAAGATCAGCTAGAACGTAACCGTTACCTAAAAGAGCATCTGGATAGTATTTACCGGCATATGAAAACGCTGAGTGAGAAAAACTATCAGCATCTGTATCAGATTAGTCAGCCAGACTATGTTATTATGTTTGTGCCATTAGAACCTGCACTTACAGCTGCATTGAGAGAAGATTCAAAGATATTTGAAAAGTGTTTAGATAAAAATATCGTATTGGTGTCTACATCCACACTGCTGGCCACATTGCGTACCATTTCCTATATCTGGAGGCAGGAAAACCAGAAGAAAAATGTAGTAGAGATTGCGGTGGAAAGTGGTAAATTGTATGACAAGTTTGTAGGCTTTGTTGACGATCTTGGTAAAATAGAGAATAGCTTGCAATCAGCCCAAAATCACTATCAACAAGCTGTCAACAAATTGTGTTATGGCAAAGGCAATCTGGTAAGAAGAGTAGAGAAACTAAAAGAACTAGGAGCAAACGCCAGTAAGTCATTGCCAGACAACCTATTAGATAAGAGTATTGAAGTAAGGAAGATGTAA
- a CDS encoding MerR family transcriptional regulator produces the protein MTYKEKEIEKKYFSIGEVAEQLNIAPSQIRFWEGEFDMIKPQKNRNGKRQFTKEDIEKLRMVYHLVKEKGYTLQGAKQMLKNNNKGLKDKMEMIESLEEVKAFLIDLKQKLDNQ, from the coding sequence ATGACCTATAAGGAAAAAGAGATTGAGAAAAAATACTTTTCCATAGGGGAGGTAGCTGAGCAATTAAATATCGCCCCTTCTCAGATTCGCTTTTGGGAGGGTGAATTTGACATGATTAAACCTCAGAAGAATAGGAACGGAAAAAGGCAGTTTACAAAAGAGGATATTGAAAAACTCAGGATGGTATACCATCTGGTAAAAGAAAAAGGATATACACTGCAGGGAGCTAAGCAAATGCTAAAAAACAATAATAAAGGCCTGAAAGACAAGATGGAGATGATTGAGTCTTTAGAGGAAGTAAAAGCATTTTTGATAGACTTGAAGCAGAAGTTAGATAATCAGTAA
- a CDS encoding response regulator: protein MYQINILLVDDHQIIRDGIKLMLQNSESINIAEEASSVPEALEILERRSDISMVISDISLPKQDGFDLLKIIKKKHEDMQFLFLSMYIEEHYALQAVEQGADGYLPKDVSVNTLVTAIKTIHEGDICYDKKISDLIIKAFINKNIRRYGVGESNRSLTKREKEILAQVIDGVSNAIIAEKLDISVRTVENHRANILRKVGVKNTAELVRYTLQHDVLN, encoded by the coding sequence ATGTATCAAATTAATATCCTTTTAGTGGATGACCATCAGATTATCCGAGATGGTATAAAATTAATGTTACAAAATAGCGAATCCATTAACATTGCTGAAGAAGCCTCTAGCGTGCCCGAAGCACTTGAGATTTTGGAAAGGCGTAGCGATATCAGTATGGTTATTTCTGATATCTCTCTGCCAAAGCAAGATGGATTCGACTTGCTCAAGATTATCAAGAAAAAGCATGAAGATATGCAATTTCTGTTTTTGAGTATGTACATTGAAGAGCACTATGCTCTACAGGCTGTAGAGCAGGGGGCCGATGGTTACCTACCCAAAGATGTATCCGTTAATACGCTGGTTACTGCTATTAAAACTATACATGAGGGCGATATTTGCTATGACAAAAAGATCTCAGATCTTATCATTAAAGCTTTTATCAACAAAAACATTCGTCGGTATGGTGTAGGTGAGTCTAACCGATCGCTCACCAAACGAGAAAAAGAGATTCTTGCTCAGGTGATAGACGGAGTAAGCAATGCTATTATCGCTGAGAAGCTAGATATTAGTGTGCGTACCGTAGAGAACCACCGGGCAAATATTCTGAGAAAAGTGGGAGTAAAAAATACCGCAGAGTTGGTGCGCTATACTTTGCAGCACGATGTGCTTAACTAA
- a CDS encoding BamA/TamA family outer membrane protein, with protein sequence MKSFLAISTTSLYRVIKRSLYALLFCTILSSCLGTRYLEEGEYLLYKQKINNSDRLSEEDLSDFYRQEPNRKFPLVPFTPFVWIYHIGQDFYDKEELQQQKQDLIEKYNNKIEDAEKEKRIQKLEAKKEKKVNKVDRKLEEGNLLMRWGEPLSVYDSTQAEVTRQQMENYLHTKGFFNGTVDHETSLSGKKITSIYTIEEELPYRIDTITYFAQDSIIQQLIKDNLEDRLVREDRIYDQDNLSKERERIETILRNNGFYDFSRQYIEYQVDSTIANRKVAVHTVVRDPAKRGYHKRFKLDSVIFVTDSDISTDRTTSLTRSSGEYNNIIYRYHEYQYYKKILDRRIFIYPDSLYSLEQSLQTQRQLSNLDVFKFININYDTTGNHFIARIYASPLKKYQTSNEVGLNVSQGLPGPFINSSLKVRNVFGALEILEINGRAGIEGVPPPSGTEGQGAYRSVEAGGNLSLTFPQFIFPLPEIWKSRLGALNPRTRLQTGYNYTDRREYVRTNFNTSLAYTWQKDQKINYVLTPLDINLIDSRNISDDFRELLDNQEALGIPLSRSFEPSFVSSINFSAIFNFNNYGNYADKKNTASYFKAYVESGGTIFNLINPDIVTDQGLEYFKYFKVNTDFRQYIPLSRSTDLAYRFNVGVAVPYGDSAANVLPYEKYFFAGGSNSIRAWRPRRLGPGASTPETDEEGYFVYNNEQPGEILLETSVELRRELFGFVSGGFFIDAGNVWLLYENDARPKANFEFSTFLEQIAVGSGLGLRLDFSFLIVRFDYGVKIYDPAREDGLRWIGQKFTVGQEISNGVFNLGIGYPF encoded by the coding sequence TTGAAATCATTTTTAGCTATTAGTACTACATCATTATATCGCGTTATCAAGCGTAGCCTCTACGCCTTATTATTCTGCACCATTCTTTCTAGCTGTCTGGGTACACGCTATCTGGAAGAGGGAGAATATCTGCTATATAAACAAAAAATTAACAACTCTGATAGACTTAGCGAAGAGGACCTGTCTGACTTCTACCGGCAGGAGCCCAACCGTAAGTTTCCCCTTGTTCCTTTTACTCCCTTTGTATGGATTTACCATATCGGGCAGGACTTCTATGATAAGGAAGAACTACAACAGCAGAAACAGGATCTTATTGAGAAATACAATAACAAAATAGAAGATGCTGAAAAGGAGAAGAGAATTCAAAAACTAGAAGCCAAGAAAGAAAAAAAGGTCAATAAAGTAGATCGTAAGCTAGAGGAAGGGAACCTGCTCATGCGCTGGGGCGAACCCCTATCTGTCTATGACAGTACGCAGGCTGAAGTTACTCGTCAGCAGATGGAAAATTACCTGCACACTAAAGGTTTTTTTAATGGTACTGTTGACCATGAGACCAGTTTAAGTGGAAAAAAAATCACTTCTATTTACACTATAGAGGAGGAACTTCCTTACCGTATAGACACCATTACCTACTTTGCTCAGGACAGTATTATTCAGCAGCTTATTAAAGATAACCTTGAAGACCGACTGGTTAGAGAAGACCGTATATATGATCAGGATAACCTCTCAAAGGAAAGGGAGCGTATAGAGACTATCCTCAGAAATAATGGATTCTACGATTTTAGCCGACAGTATATAGAATATCAGGTAGACTCCACAATTGCAAACAGAAAAGTAGCGGTACATACCGTTGTGCGCGATCCGGCCAAGAGAGGCTACCATAAAAGGTTTAAACTAGATTCTGTCATATTTGTCACAGACTCAGATATTAGTACAGACCGTACTACCAGCCTGACTCGCTCCAGTGGTGAGTATAACAATATCATTTATCGTTACCATGAGTACCAGTACTATAAAAAAATACTGGACCGCCGTATATTCATCTACCCCGATAGCCTGTACAGCCTGGAGCAATCTTTACAAACGCAAAGACAGCTCTCTAATCTGGATGTATTTAAGTTTATTAACATTAATTACGACACTACAGGCAACCATTTTATCGCTAGAATTTACGCCAGTCCTCTTAAAAAGTACCAAACTTCAAATGAGGTAGGCTTAAATGTAAGCCAGGGACTGCCCGGCCCCTTTATTAACTCTTCGCTTAAGGTGAGAAATGTGTTTGGGGCGCTGGAAATACTGGAAATTAATGGTAGAGCAGGTATAGAAGGTGTACCCCCTCCCTCTGGTACCGAGGGGCAGGGCGCTTACCGTAGTGTAGAAGCCGGAGGAAATTTGTCACTTACCTTTCCTCAATTTATCTTTCCATTACCCGAGATATGGAAATCTCGCCTGGGGGCACTAAACCCACGTACGCGCCTGCAAACTGGTTATAACTATACTGACCGCAGAGAGTACGTACGGACCAATTTTAATACTTCACTGGCTTATACATGGCAGAAAGACCAGAAGATAAACTATGTGCTTACTCCTCTTGATATTAACCTGATTGACTCACGAAATATTAGCGATGATTTTAGAGAGCTTTTGGATAATCAGGAAGCCTTGGGGATTCCACTAAGTAGATCTTTTGAGCCTTCTTTTGTAAGCAGCATCAACTTTTCTGCAATTTTTAATTTCAACAACTACGGCAACTACGCCGATAAGAAAAATACCGCTTCTTATTTTAAGGCTTATGTAGAAAGCGGAGGTACTATATTTAACCTAATTAACCCTGATATAGTCACTGATCAGGGCTTAGAGTATTTTAAGTACTTTAAAGTTAACACTGACTTTAGACAGTACATTCCTCTTTCTCGTTCTACAGATCTTGCTTACCGCTTTAATGTTGGCGTAGCTGTACCTTATGGCGATAGTGCCGCCAATGTACTCCCTTATGAGAAATACTTTTTTGCCGGGGGTAGTAATAGTATTAGAGCCTGGAGACCTCGCCGCCTTGGCCCCGGCGCTTCTACCCCTGAAACTGATGAAGAAGGGTACTTTGTCTACAACAATGAGCAGCCTGGCGAAATATTGTTAGAAACAAGCGTAGAGCTACGCCGAGAGCTTTTTGGGTTTGTGAGTGGCGGCTTTTTTATAGACGCTGGTAATGTTTGGTTACTGTACGAAAATGATGCTCGCCCCAAAGCCAACTTTGAGTTTAGCACTTTTCTAGAGCAAATTGCAGTTGGCTCAGGCTTAGGTCTTCGCCTGGATTTTTCTTTCTTGATTGTTCGCTTCGACTATGGTGTTAAAATTTATGATCCTGCTCGCGAAGATGGACTACGCTGGATAGGTCAAAAGTTTACAGTAGGTCAAGAAATAAGCAATGGTGTATTTAATCTGGGTATCGGTTATCCTTTCTGA
- a CDS encoding tetratricopeptide repeat protein, whose product MSAKFRFVLFLTLSVILNVQAQDNAGEYVEKGRKLFGEGVYKEALINFNKAIDTDSLSYQAYFFRGNTKKIFEDYHGAMKDYNVVVDINPAYAEAYYERGNIKFSLQDYYGAIEDYSEAIRLNKNHVHAYYQRGQARRELEAYNDAINDCTKILQIHPKNVDAYFLRGVLRIEHGLLQEGCLDLSKAGELGDLKAYDMIREVCNRRNIQ is encoded by the coding sequence ATGTCGGCAAAATTTAGATTTGTATTGTTTTTAACTCTGTCAGTTATCCTGAATGTACAAGCACAGGATAATGCAGGTGAATATGTAGAGAAGGGCCGAAAACTTTTTGGAGAAGGGGTATACAAAGAAGCTTTAATCAATTTTAACAAAGCCATTGATACAGATTCTTTAAGTTATCAAGCTTATTTCTTCCGTGGGAATACCAAAAAAATATTTGAAGATTACCATGGAGCTATGAAAGATTACAATGTAGTAGTTGATATTAATCCTGCTTATGCGGAAGCTTACTACGAGCGAGGTAATATCAAATTCTCATTACAGGATTATTACGGAGCTATTGAAGATTATAGTGAAGCTATAAGATTAAATAAAAATCATGTGCATGCCTACTATCAAAGAGGGCAGGCACGCAGGGAACTAGAAGCTTACAATGATGCCATCAACGATTGCACAAAGATTTTACAGATACATCCAAAAAATGTCGATGCATATTTTCTGAGAGGCGTACTTCGTATAGAACATGGTCTGCTTCAAGAGGGTTGCTTAGACTTGAGTAAAGCCGGTGAGCTTGGCGACTTGAAAGCATACGATATGATCAGAGAAGTATGTAACCGAAGAAATATTCAATAG
- a CDS encoding phospho-sugar mutase, whose protein sequence is MDIKIKEKAQKWLDSNIDEESRKAINSMLQSDKEDELVDAFYKDLEFGTGGLRGVMGVGSNRINKYTVGMATQGLANYLLQTYPNEPISVAIAHDSRNNSRYFAEVTADVFSANGIKVYFFDDLRPTPELSFAIRTLGCQSGVVLTASHNPKEYNGYKAYWNDGGQLIAPHDKNVIQEVGKIEGINAVKFDKDESKIQVIGKDIDDQYLEMLKGLSLSPEAIARQKDLKIVFTPIHGTAIKLVPPALEKLGFTNVHIVEEQAKPDGNFPTVVYPNPEESEALDIALKQAQEIDADILMGTDPDADRVGIAVKNPQGDFQLLNGNQTGSMLIHYLLKMWKEKNKLNGTQFVAKTIVTTDLIENIAQHFNVKCYDTLTGFKFIAALIREKEGAEEFIGGGEESYGYLFGDKVRDKDAVASCVMIAEMAAYVKDQGMSLFDFLQDTYLQFGLYREQLHSLTKKGKSGLEEIQKMMRELRSNPPQSIGGEKVVKIIDYQEGKEKDMLSGDVKPIEFPESNVLQFFTEGGSKISARPSGTEPKIKFYFSIKGELSTKEEYDQKVKQLDDKITAIIQEMGI, encoded by the coding sequence ATGGATATTAAAATCAAAGAAAAAGCCCAAAAGTGGTTAGATAGTAATATTGACGAAGAAAGCAGAAAAGCTATCAATAGCATGCTGCAGAGTGATAAGGAAGATGAATTGGTAGATGCTTTTTATAAAGACCTGGAGTTTGGTACTGGAGGTTTAAGAGGCGTAATGGGTGTAGGCTCTAACCGAATAAATAAATATACTGTAGGGATGGCTACCCAGGGTTTAGCGAATTACCTATTGCAAACCTACCCCAACGAGCCTATTAGTGTTGCTATCGCGCATGATAGCCGTAATAATAGCCGTTATTTTGCTGAAGTAACTGCTGATGTTTTTTCAGCTAATGGTATTAAAGTTTACTTTTTTGATGATCTGAGACCTACACCAGAGCTTTCCTTTGCTATTCGTACGCTAGGCTGCCAGAGTGGTGTAGTGCTTACCGCTTCCCACAATCCTAAAGAATACAATGGATACAAAGCATATTGGAATGATGGCGGCCAACTTATTGCCCCTCATGACAAAAACGTAATACAGGAGGTTGGTAAAATTGAAGGTATTAATGCTGTAAAGTTTGACAAAGACGAGAGTAAAATTCAGGTTATCGGTAAAGATATTGACGATCAGTATCTGGAAATGCTAAAAGGACTTTCATTGTCTCCAGAGGCTATAGCACGTCAAAAAGATCTAAAAATTGTATTTACTCCTATTCATGGTACAGCTATTAAACTAGTGCCTCCCGCTTTGGAGAAACTAGGTTTTACCAATGTCCATATTGTAGAGGAGCAGGCTAAGCCAGATGGTAATTTCCCAACTGTCGTTTATCCTAACCCTGAAGAGTCAGAAGCTTTAGATATCGCCCTTAAGCAGGCTCAGGAGATAGATGCAGACATATTAATGGGCACAGATCCCGATGCAGATCGTGTAGGTATTGCTGTAAAAAACCCTCAGGGCGACTTTCAGTTGCTTAATGGTAACCAAACGGGTAGTATGTTGATCCACTATCTGCTGAAGATGTGGAAAGAAAAGAACAAACTAAATGGGACGCAGTTTGTAGCCAAAACTATTGTGACCACCGACCTCATAGAAAATATTGCTCAGCATTTTAATGTTAAGTGTTACGATACACTAACCGGCTTTAAATTTATTGCTGCCCTGATTCGCGAAAAAGAAGGAGCAGAAGAGTTTATTGGAGGGGGTGAGGAAAGCTATGGCTATCTCTTTGGTGATAAGGTAAGAGACAAAGACGCGGTAGCTTCTTGTGTAATGATTGCCGAGATGGCAGCTTATGTGAAGGACCAGGGTATGAGTCTTTTTGATTTTCTACAGGACACCTACCTTCAGTTTGGCCTGTATCGTGAGCAACTTCATTCGCTTACCAAAAAAGGTAAAAGTGGGTTAGAGGAAATACAGAAGATGATGCGCGAGTTGAGAAGCAACCCACCTCAAAGCATAGGAGGAGAAAAGGTAGTAAAAATTATAGACTATCAGGAAGGAAAAGAAAAAGACATGCTAAGTGGTGATGTAAAGCCTATTGAGTTTCCTGAGTCCAACGTATTGCAATTCTTTACCGAAGGTGGGAGTAAAATCTCTGCGCGCCCTTCAGGTACTGAGCCAAAAATTAAGTTTTACTTCAGCATAAAAGGAGAACTTTCCACTAAAGAAGAATACGATCAAAAGGTAAAGCAGCTTGATGACAAGATTACTGCTATTATACAAGAGATGGGTATCTAA